The proteins below come from a single Parazoarcus communis genomic window:
- a CDS encoding DMT family transporter, whose amino-acid sequence MWLGVLYALGAGLLWGLVFVGPMLLEEYPPALQVVGRYLAFGLIALPLAWIDRRSLARLTRADWKDALKLAAIGNLLYYFLLSSAIQRAGGPLPTMLIGTLPVVIAIVSNLRNGDRDGRLPWSRLALPLLVIAVGIACVNQVELDALRADADADSGRYLLGGVLGLGAVVCWTWYPIRNADWLREHPGRSPRVWATAQGLATLPLALAGYVLLWGGMALSDSSFPMPLGPRPAFFLGLMLAIALLASWLGTLCWNQASQRLPTAMVGQLIVFETLAALSYAYILRGVWPEPLTLAGIALLIAGVVTAVRVRPQCPG is encoded by the coding sequence ATGTGGCTTGGTGTCCTGTACGCCCTCGGCGCAGGTTTGTTGTGGGGGCTGGTGTTTGTCGGCCCCATGCTGCTGGAGGAATATCCTCCGGCCTTGCAGGTGGTCGGGCGTTATCTCGCCTTTGGTCTGATTGCACTGCCACTGGCGTGGATTGACCGCCGGAGCCTGGCGCGGCTGACGCGTGCCGACTGGAAGGATGCGCTCAAGCTGGCGGCGATCGGCAACCTTCTTTACTACTTCCTTCTGTCCAGTGCGATTCAGCGCGCCGGCGGCCCCTTGCCGACGATGCTGATCGGCACCTTGCCGGTGGTGATCGCCATCGTGTCGAACCTGCGTAACGGCGATCGGGACGGGCGCCTGCCGTGGTCGCGGCTGGCCTTGCCCCTGCTGGTGATCGCCGTCGGAATTGCCTGTGTCAATCAGGTGGAGTTGGACGCATTGCGTGCGGACGCCGATGCCGATTCTGGGCGCTACCTCCTGGGGGGCGTGCTCGGTCTGGGCGCGGTGGTGTGCTGGACCTGGTATCCGATCCGCAATGCGGACTGGTTGCGCGAGCATCCAGGCCGCAGCCCGCGCGTATGGGCGACGGCTCAGGGGCTGGCCACGCTGCCGCTGGCGCTGGCGGGCTACGTATTGCTGTGGGGCGGAATGGCGCTTTCCGACAGCAGCTTTCCCATGCCGCTCGGGCCGCGGCCGGCCTTCTTTCTTGGTCTGATGCTTGCGATTGCGCTGCTCGCCTCCTGGCTCGGCACGCTGTGCTGGAATCAGGCCAGCCAGCGCCTGCCCACGGCGATGGTGGGTCAGCTGATCGTTTTCGAAACCCTTGCTGCGCTGAGTTACGCCTACATCCTGCGCGGCGTCTGGCCGGAGCCACTGACGCTGGCCGGCATTGCCTTGCTGATCGCCGGGGTGGTGACGGCGGTTCGTGTGCGCCCTCAATGCCCCGGTTGA
- a CDS encoding MBL fold metallo-hydrolase: protein MKTLAEPFFDAASGTFSYVVYAGAGCECAIIDPVLGFDPVSGRTSTSGADRIIDFVRARALKVEWLLETHAHADHLSAAAYLRSVLGGKVGISARIREVQQVFHDVYDLGPGFSCEGTQFDHLFAADECFSIGPLPAQALHVPGHTPADIAYQVGDDTVFVGDTLFMPDVGTARCDFPGGDAATLYRSICRLLALPASTRLYLCHDYPTAGREACGLSSVAQQRAQNIHVGDGITEPAFIAMRTQRDATLDLPQLMLPAIQVNIRAGNLPPPGSNGVRYLKIPLDLM, encoded by the coding sequence GTGAAGACGCTCGCAGAGCCATTCTTCGACGCCGCATCGGGTACGTTCAGTTACGTGGTGTACGCCGGTGCCGGCTGCGAATGCGCAATCATCGACCCGGTGCTTGGTTTCGATCCGGTCTCGGGGCGTACGTCCACCAGCGGTGCCGACCGGATCATCGACTTCGTGCGCGCCCGCGCGCTGAAGGTCGAGTGGCTGCTCGAAACGCATGCGCATGCCGATCACCTGTCTGCCGCGGCCTATCTGCGCAGTGTGCTTGGCGGCAAGGTGGGCATCAGCGCCCGTATTCGCGAGGTTCAGCAGGTCTTTCACGACGTCTATGATCTGGGGCCGGGATTCAGCTGCGAGGGCACGCAGTTCGACCACCTCTTTGCGGCGGACGAGTGCTTCAGCATCGGTCCGCTTCCGGCGCAGGCGCTGCACGTGCCCGGTCACACGCCAGCAGACATTGCTTACCAGGTCGGTGACGACACGGTGTTCGTCGGCGATACGCTGTTCATGCCCGATGTCGGCACGGCACGGTGCGATTTTCCGGGGGGCGATGCCGCCACCCTGTATCGCTCCATCTGCCGTCTGCTGGCGCTGCCTGCCAGTACTCGCCTGTACCTGTGCCATGACTACCCGACGGCAGGGCGCGAGGCATGCGGCCTCAGCAGCGTGGCGCAGCAGCGGGCACAGAACATTCATGTCGGGGATGGCATCACCGAGCCGGCGTTCATTGCCATGAGAACGCAGCGCGATGCCACCCTGGATCTGCCGCAGCTGATGCTGCCCGCGATACAGGTAAACATCCGCGCAGGCAATCTGCCGCCCCCGGGGAGCAACGGGGTGCGCTACCTGAAAATCCCGCTCGATCTGATGTAA
- a CDS encoding class I SAM-dependent methyltransferase, whose translation MGQSMQSRAHWEKVYSDVPAEGVSWFQDHALRSLRLIRETGLPRSAAVLDVGGGASTLVDDLLREGYSALTVLDLSEAALAVARARLGESAHTINWVAADITNAGLPSQSIDIWHDRAVFHFLTTAQERHAYIETVLRVVKPDGHVIVATFAEDGPTKCSGLPVMRYSASELHATFGAPFELLAHEREAHATPSGAVQQFVYCHCRRTGSAARV comes from the coding sequence ATGGGTCAGTCAATGCAATCCCGGGCGCACTGGGAGAAGGTCTACTCGGACGTTCCCGCCGAAGGCGTGAGCTGGTTTCAGGATCACGCGCTGCGTTCCCTTCGCCTCATCCGCGAGACCGGCCTGCCGCGATCGGCAGCGGTGCTGGATGTAGGCGGCGGGGCATCGACGCTGGTCGACGATTTGCTGCGGGAGGGCTATTCGGCACTCACCGTGCTTGACCTCTCGGAAGCGGCGCTCGCGGTCGCCAGGGCACGGCTCGGCGAGTCTGCGCACACGATCAACTGGGTGGCAGCGGATATCACGAACGCCGGTCTGCCCAGCCAATCCATCGACATCTGGCACGACCGCGCTGTTTTTCATTTCCTGACCACGGCGCAGGAACGCCATGCCTATATCGAGACCGTACTGCGGGTGGTGAAGCCCGATGGCCACGTGATCGTCGCGACCTTTGCCGAAGATGGACCGACAAAGTGCAGCGGGCTGCCGGTCATGCGCTACAGCGCCAGTGAATTGCATGCAACGTTCGGCGCACCGTTCGAACTGCTTGCACATGAACGGGAGGCGCACGCGACGCCCTCGGGTGCGGTTCAGCAGTTCGTCTATTGTCATTGCCGTCGAACGGGATCTGCGGCAAGGGTGTGA
- the cynS gene encoding cyanase, translating to MNRNDVTEMIVAAKIAKGIKWADVAVKIGLAKEWVTSACLGQMAFTAEQAAIVADIFALPPEAIPVLQAVPYKGSLPTAVPTDPLIYRFYELISVYGTTFKELIHEEFGDGIMSAIDFKMDLQREPHPAGDRVSINMSGKFLPYKTY from the coding sequence ATGAACCGCAATGACGTTACCGAAATGATCGTGGCCGCCAAGATTGCCAAGGGCATCAAGTGGGCGGATGTGGCCGTAAAGATCGGCCTGGCAAAGGAGTGGGTGACCTCGGCCTGTCTGGGGCAGATGGCTTTCACCGCGGAACAGGCTGCGATTGTTGCCGACATCTTCGCCTTGCCGCCCGAGGCCATTCCCGTGCTGCAGGCCGTGCCCTACAAGGGTTCGCTGCCGACTGCCGTGCCGACCGATCCGCTGATCTACCGTTTCTACGAGCTCATCAGCGTGTATGGCACGACCTTCAAGGAGCTTATCCACGAAGAATTCGGCGACGGCATCATGTCGGCGATCGATTTCAAGATGGACCTTCAGCGCGAGCCCCACCCCGCCGGTGACCGCGTCAGCATCAACATGTCCGGCAAGTTCCTGCCGTACAAGACCTACTGA
- a CDS encoding DctP family TRAP transporter solute-binding subunit — translation MFKNPVAAVIGLILLSALLLATSLVYRHESEPVLSNGGAPAAIDVLRFGHNIPEDSALHQAAARFAALVAERSGGQLQVEVFPAQQLGTDDQMLEMARRGELDILLIPTAKVSVSVPAMQYADLPFYFPAREDLYDMLDGEPGQILLGKLRDIDLIGVTFWENGFKHFTANRPLRSPADFAGMNIRIMKSRLLMKQFHAFGAHSIPIDFHATRQALADQAVDGQENPLVAIVSMGLHEVQSHLTLSSHGYLGYIFMISAQVFDRLSANEQKLLIDTARELTPWERAETRRREEALLETIRQSGVSIHQLTAQERAQFAAATEHIPGIFEEVIGADVLSLSEELLDRKYGRGDEIVVGLDADLSQECRSAGLGFRRGAALAIDEINASGGVLGKKLKLIARDHKGLPSLGVSDMEYFASRPDVVGVLGGVQSSVAVAQGDVVRRAGLPFVVPWAAASEVIALDRAADPVFRVSASDTLVAPFVIEHVLRHGRRPAILFENSLWGRGNLESMRTQLKERGLDFVAAESFNRGETNFELLVSRVEQGRADVLMMIAAPDEGGRIVKRLAERGVLTRVVSHWGISCGDFWGDNSEALAKVDLSFFQTFTFVGNSRAASRALEQRYRARYALDANQDVPVPQAVAQAYDSVHLLALAVQQAGTTEHAAVQRALESLPPFEGAVRRYAPAFSPRRHDAMGVENFHMARYASNGAIVRADQ, via the coding sequence ATGTTCAAGAATCCTGTTGCAGCCGTCATCGGATTGATCCTGTTGAGCGCGTTGCTCCTGGCTACATCGCTGGTGTATCGCCACGAGTCCGAACCCGTCTTGAGCAATGGAGGGGCGCCTGCCGCAATCGATGTGCTGCGTTTCGGCCATAACATTCCTGAAGACAGTGCCTTGCATCAGGCGGCGGCGCGCTTTGCAGCGCTTGTTGCCGAGCGTAGCGGCGGACAGCTGCAGGTGGAGGTTTTTCCCGCCCAGCAGCTCGGTACCGACGATCAAATGCTGGAGATGGCGCGTCGTGGCGAACTCGACATCCTGCTGATCCCGACAGCCAAGGTGAGCGTGTCGGTGCCCGCCATGCAGTACGCAGACCTGCCATTCTATTTTCCTGCGCGCGAAGACCTGTACGACATGCTCGACGGCGAGCCCGGTCAGATTCTGCTCGGAAAGTTGCGCGACATTGATCTGATCGGTGTCACCTTCTGGGAGAACGGATTCAAGCACTTCACCGCAAACAGGCCGCTGCGCAGCCCCGCGGATTTTGCGGGCATGAATATCCGCATCATGAAAAGCCGCCTGCTGATGAAACAGTTCCATGCCTTCGGGGCGCATTCGATTCCGATCGACTTTCATGCGACCCGCCAGGCGCTGGCCGATCAGGCTGTGGATGGCCAGGAGAATCCCCTGGTGGCGATCGTCAGCATGGGCCTGCACGAGGTGCAGTCGCACCTTACATTGAGCAGCCACGGGTATCTGGGCTACATCTTCATGATCAGTGCGCAGGTGTTTGACCGCCTGTCCGCGAACGAACAGAAGTTGTTGATCGACACCGCGCGTGAATTGACGCCATGGGAGCGCGCCGAAACCCGTCGGCGCGAGGAGGCGCTGCTCGAGACCATTCGGCAGTCTGGTGTCTCGATCCATCAATTGACCGCACAGGAGCGGGCACAGTTTGCGGCTGCGACCGAGCACATTCCAGGCATTTTCGAGGAGGTGATCGGCGCCGATGTGCTGTCCCTGTCCGAGGAGTTGCTTGATCGCAAGTATGGTCGTGGTGATGAAATTGTCGTCGGGCTGGATGCCGATCTCTCGCAGGAGTGTCGCAGCGCCGGTCTGGGCTTCAGGCGCGGAGCGGCACTGGCGATCGACGAGATCAACGCGTCCGGCGGCGTGCTGGGCAAGAAGCTGAAACTGATTGCACGCGATCACAAGGGCTTGCCAAGTCTGGGCGTGAGCGACATGGAATATTTCGCCTCCCGTCCGGATGTGGTCGGTGTGCTTGGAGGCGTGCAGTCCAGCGTCGCAGTGGCACAAGGCGATGTCGTGCGCCGGGCCGGGCTGCCTTTCGTCGTGCCCTGGGCGGCTGCCTCGGAGGTGATTGCCCTGGATCGCGCGGCCGATCCGGTATTTCGCGTGTCTGCTTCCGATACGCTTGTTGCGCCTTTCGTGATTGAGCACGTACTTCGCCATGGCCGGCGGCCGGCCATTCTGTTCGAGAACTCATTGTGGGGACGCGGCAACCTTGAGTCGATGCGCACGCAGCTCAAGGAACGGGGGCTCGATTTCGTGGCGGCAGAGAGCTTCAATCGGGGTGAGACCAATTTCGAGCTGCTGGTGTCCCGGGTGGAGCAAGGCCGCGCGGATGTACTGATGATGATCGCTGCGCCCGATGAGGGCGGGCGGATTGTGAAGCGCCTGGCCGAGCGTGGCGTGCTGACGCGCGTCGTATCGCACTGGGGCATCAGCTGTGGCGATTTCTGGGGCGACAACAGCGAGGCTTTGGCAAAGGTGGATCTCAGCTTCTTCCAGACCTTCACCTTTGTCGGCAACAGCCGAGCCGCGAGCCGGGCGCTGGAGCAGCGCTACCGTGCCCGTTACGCGCTGGACGCAAACCAGGATGTTCCGGTGCCGCAGGCCGTTGCGCAGGCGTATGACAGCGTACATCTTCTTGCATTGGCGGTTCAGCAGGCAGGGACGACCGAGCATGCCGCGGTGCAACGCGCCCTCGAATCCCTGCCACCCTTCGAGGGCGCGGTGCGACGGTATGCGCCGGCCTTCTCGCCCCGGCGCCACGACGCAATGGGGGTTGAGAACTTTCATATGGCACGTTATGCGAGCAATGGTGCAATCGTGCGTGCCGACCAATGA
- a CDS encoding ABC transporter ATP-binding protein — MTNHYLSVEGLKKAYPTSDGKVGTPVFEDIHFSIEKGEFVCIIGHSGCGKTTILNVLAGLEEASGGVVIMNGREVKGPSLDRGVVFQSHALMPWMSVLGNVAFAVKSKWPDWSKAKIAAHCTEYLEMVGLGHAIHKQPAELSGGMKQRVGIARAFAIQPKMLLLDEPFGALDALTRGTIQDELLKVVQATHQTVFMITHDVDEAILLADKVILMSNGPLAKVAEIVEITMPRNRTRAEMHHDPQYYRIRNHLVDFLVNRSKDYAGGGELAQYDPKHPPVVRPGLAEEQQAALAPETARPVPQLKKVVNQ, encoded by the coding sequence ATGACCAATCATTATCTCAGCGTGGAAGGCCTGAAAAAGGCTTATCCGACCAGTGACGGAAAAGTCGGTACGCCGGTTTTCGAAGACATTCATTTTTCAATCGAAAAGGGCGAGTTCGTCTGCATCATCGGGCATTCGGGTTGTGGCAAGACGACGATCCTGAATGTGCTTGCCGGCCTCGAAGAGGCTTCGGGCGGCGTGGTCATCATGAATGGCCGCGAGGTCAAGGGACCGAGCCTGGACCGTGGGGTGGTGTTCCAGAGCCACGCCCTGATGCCGTGGATGTCGGTGCTCGGTAACGTGGCGTTTGCGGTGAAGTCGAAGTGGCCGGACTGGTCGAAGGCGAAGATCGCAGCACACTGCACCGAATACCTCGAAATGGTCGGACTCGGGCATGCCATCCACAAGCAGCCGGCCGAACTGTCCGGGGGCATGAAGCAACGCGTAGGCATCGCCCGCGCATTTGCGATCCAGCCCAAGATGCTGCTGCTCGACGAGCCCTTCGGCGCACTCGATGCGCTGACCCGCGGCACCATTCAGGACGAGTTGCTGAAGGTCGTGCAGGCCACGCACCAGACCGTTTTCATGATCACCCACGATGTGGACGAAGCCATCCTGCTCGCCGACAAGGTGATCCTGATGAGCAACGGTCCCCTGGCGAAGGTTGCCGAGATCGTCGAGATCACGATGCCGCGCAACCGCACCCGCGCCGAAATGCATCACGACCCGCAGTACTACCGGATTCGCAATCACCTGGTCGACTTCCTCGTCAATCGATCGAAGGACTATGCAGGTGGCGGCGAGCTCGCCCAGTACGACCCGAAACACCCGCCGGTGGTGCGCCCGGGGCTGGCCGAGGAGCAACAGGCCGCACTGGCGCCCGAAACCGCACGTCCGGTCCCGCAGCTCAAGAAAGTTGTTAATCAGTAG
- a CDS encoding CmpA/NrtA family ABC transporter substrate-binding protein, whose translation MKDENLYRPYAADVALGRCSCGQHGSQHEHDAEAARARSLRGEKAESLSTDFVEAALVRAIFPQDATRRRFLKAVGANAAMAAIASMMPISDLQAMTLEKAGPLEKKDLTVGFLPITCATPIIFAGAADFYGREGLNVTLQKTAGWAIVRDKVLAKEFDASHMLSPMPLAISLGAGSTAAPMVMPVMENINGNAITLHVKHKNNRDPRNWKGMKFAIPFDYSMHNFLLRHYLAAHGLDPDKDVQLRVMAPPDMVANMRSGNLDGFIVAEPFNQRAVYEKVGFIHLLTSQIWDNHPCCAFAATEDFVNQNPNTFAALVRSIIGATAYVNKAENRKGVAEMIAPANYLNQPQTVVEQVLVGRYADGLGHVLSEPNRIAFDPFPWHSMGVWMLTQMKRWGYIKGEVNYQDIAERVYLATDAKKRMAELGLEAPAQTYKKHMILGKEFDPAQPEAYLKGLSAGA comes from the coding sequence ATGAAAGACGAAAACCTCTATCGCCCCTATGCGGCCGATGTCGCACTCGGTCGCTGCTCCTGTGGTCAGCATGGCAGCCAGCACGAACATGATGCCGAAGCGGCACGCGCGCGCAGCCTGCGCGGCGAGAAGGCCGAAAGCCTCTCCACCGATTTCGTTGAAGCCGCGCTGGTGCGTGCGATATTCCCGCAGGACGCGACCCGTCGCCGGTTTCTGAAGGCGGTTGGCGCCAATGCGGCGATGGCCGCGATTGCCAGCATGATGCCGATTTCCGACCTCCAGGCCATGACGCTGGAGAAGGCCGGGCCGCTGGAGAAGAAGGATCTGACGGTGGGCTTCCTGCCCATCACCTGCGCGACGCCGATCATCTTTGCCGGCGCCGCCGACTTCTATGGTCGTGAAGGGCTGAACGTCACGCTGCAGAAGACGGCAGGCTGGGCGATTGTGCGCGACAAGGTGCTGGCGAAGGAATTCGACGCATCGCACATGCTGTCGCCAATGCCGCTGGCGATCTCGCTCGGCGCAGGCTCGACCGCGGCGCCGATGGTGATGCCGGTGATGGAGAACATCAACGGCAACGCCATCACCCTCCATGTAAAGCACAAGAACAATCGCGACCCCCGCAACTGGAAGGGCATGAAGTTCGCGATCCCGTTCGATTACTCGATGCACAACTTCCTGCTGCGTCACTACCTTGCCGCCCATGGTCTGGACCCGGACAAGGATGTGCAACTGCGCGTGATGGCACCGCCCGACATGGTTGCGAACATGCGCTCCGGAAACCTCGACGGCTTCATCGTCGCCGAGCCGTTCAACCAGCGCGCGGTCTATGAGAAGGTCGGCTTCATTCACCTGCTGACGAGCCAGATCTGGGACAACCACCCGTGCTGCGCCTTCGCTGCGACCGAGGATTTCGTCAACCAGAACCCCAACACCTTCGCAGCGCTCGTGCGCTCGATCATCGGTGCCACCGCATACGTCAACAAGGCCGAGAACCGCAAGGGCGTGGCCGAGATGATCGCGCCGGCGAACTACCTCAACCAGCCGCAGACCGTCGTGGAGCAGGTGCTGGTGGGGCGCTATGCCGATGGTCTTGGTCATGTGCTCAGCGAGCCCAACCGGATTGCGTTCGATCCCTTCCCCTGGCATTCGATGGGGGTGTGGATGCTGACGCAGATGAAGCGCTGGGGCTACATCAAGGGCGAAGTGAATTACCAGGACATCGCCGAGCGCGTGTATCTCGCCACCGATGCGAAGAAGCGCATGGCCGAGCTTGGGCTGGAGGCGCCGGCGCAGACTTACAAGAAGCACATGATTCTGGGCAAGGAGTTCGATCCTGCACAGCCCGAGGCCTACCTGAAAGGCCTTTCAGCCGGGGCGTGA
- the ntrB gene encoding nitrate ABC transporter permease, whose protein sequence is MNKHLPIRAALLSLVLFACFIGIWHYATLPSDNVVVSAADAEYAALMGQGAGKAEGFPTPSAVGRTFVHFLSDPFYDNGPNDKGIGIQIAYSLMRVGAGFFLATLVALPLGFIIGMSPLMTRALNPFIQVLKPISPLAWMPLALYVLKDSDVSGIFVIFICSMWPMLLNTAFGVASVRRDWINVARTLEVGPMRKAFQVILPAAAPTILTGMRISMGIAWIVIVAAEMLVGGTGVGYFVWNEWNNLALPNVIFAITMIGLVGMLLDFAFGVLQKMVTYRD, encoded by the coding sequence ATGAACAAGCACCTGCCTATTCGTGCCGCACTGCTGTCGCTCGTGCTCTTTGCCTGCTTCATTGGCATCTGGCATTACGCGACGCTGCCGTCGGACAATGTAGTGGTGTCCGCCGCCGACGCGGAATACGCCGCCCTGATGGGGCAAGGCGCGGGCAAGGCCGAGGGCTTTCCGACGCCGTCGGCGGTCGGGCGCACCTTCGTGCATTTCCTGTCCGACCCCTTCTACGACAATGGCCCCAACGACAAGGGGATCGGCATCCAGATCGCCTACTCGCTGATGCGTGTCGGCGCGGGATTCTTCCTCGCCACCCTGGTGGCCCTGCCGCTTGGATTCATCATCGGCATGTCGCCGCTGATGACGCGGGCGCTCAACCCCTTCATCCAGGTACTCAAGCCGATCTCGCCGCTGGCGTGGATGCCGCTGGCGCTGTACGTGCTGAAGGACTCGGACGTGTCGGGCATCTTCGTCATCTTCATCTGCTCGATGTGGCCGATGCTGCTCAACACCGCGTTTGGTGTCGCGTCGGTGCGGCGCGACTGGATCAACGTGGCGCGCACGCTCGAAGTGGGCCCGATGCGCAAGGCCTTCCAGGTCATCCTGCCGGCGGCAGCGCCGACCATTCTGACTGGCATGCGCATCTCCATGGGCATTGCCTGGATCGTCATCGTCGCAGCCGAGATGCTGGTCGGCGGAACGGGGGTCGGCTATTTCGTGTGGAACGAGTGGAACAACCTCGCCCTGCCTAACGTGATCTTTGCAATCACCATGATCGGCCTCGTCGGCATGCTGCTCGACTTCGCCTTCGGTGTGTTGCAGAAGATGGTCACCTACCGGGACTGA
- a CDS encoding Lrp/AsnC family transcriptional regulator, which yields MQLDRYDRQILEVLQDEGRISNQDLADRISLSPSSCLRRVRTLEESGLVTGYRAMLDARKLGLSLMALIYISMDRHTPERFVNFESQVAAIPEVLECLLITGQEADYQLKVVVADMDAYQELLLNRLTRIAGVTGVHSSFVLRRVIDKTALPLGPGAA from the coding sequence ATGCAGCTCGACCGCTACGACCGCCAGATCCTCGAGGTGTTGCAGGACGAAGGCCGTATCAGCAATCAGGACCTTGCCGACCGCATCAGCCTGTCGCCTTCGTCGTGTCTGCGCCGGGTGCGCACGCTGGAAGAGTCCGGCCTGGTCACCGGCTACCGCGCCATGCTCGATGCGCGCAAGCTCGGCCTGTCGCTGATGGCGCTGATCTACATTTCGATGGACCGTCATACGCCCGAGCGCTTCGTCAATTTCGAGTCGCAGGTTGCGGCCATCCCCGAGGTCCTCGAGTGCCTGCTGATTACCGGTCAGGAAGCCGACTATCAGCTCAAGGTGGTGGTGGCCGACATGGACGCCTATCAGGAGCTGCTGCTCAACCGCCTGACCCGCATTGCCGGCGTGACGGGCGTGCACTCGAGCTTCGTCCTGCGCCGGGTGATCGACAAGACTGCGCTGCCACTGGGGCCGGGGGCGGCCTGA